The following are from one region of the Pelagibius sp. CAU 1746 genome:
- the map gene encoding type I methionyl aminopeptidase, translating into MKQGYSAERVSPSEGGYVIHDEAGFEGMRRAGRLAAETLDMITPEVKPGVTTEHLNRLCHDFILAAGAIPAPLNYRGFPKSVCTSVNHVVCHGIPSEDKRLENGDIINIDVTVIVDGWHGDTSRMFFVGEPKIKARRLVEVTYESMMRGIEVVKPGATLGDIGHAIQSFAEKQRFSVVTDFCGHGLGQVFHDAPSVLHYGRAGTGVPLREGMFFTIEPMINAGRPEVKILQDGWTAVTRDMKLSAQFEHSIGVTATGYEIFTLSPTGWHQPPYG; encoded by the coding sequence ATGAAGCAAGGTTACAGTGCAGAGCGCGTCAGTCCCTCGGAGGGCGGCTACGTCATCCATGACGAAGCCGGCTTCGAAGGCATGCGCCGCGCCGGGCGGCTGGCGGCCGAAACCCTGGACATGATCACCCCGGAAGTGAAGCCGGGCGTCACCACGGAGCACCTGAACCGACTGTGCCATGACTTCATCCTGGCGGCCGGCGCCATCCCGGCGCCGCTGAACTACCGCGGCTTCCCGAAGTCGGTCTGCACCTCGGTCAACCATGTCGTCTGCCACGGCATCCCCAGCGAGGACAAGCGCCTGGAGAACGGCGACATCATCAACATCGACGTCACCGTCATCGTCGACGGCTGGCACGGCGATACCAGCCGCATGTTCTTCGTCGGCGAACCCAAGATCAAGGCGCGCCGCCTGGTCGAGGTGACCTACGAATCGATGATGCGCGGCATCGAGGTGGTGAAGCCCGGCGCCACCCTGGGCGACATCGGCCATGCCATCCAGTCCTTCGCCGAGAAGCAGCGCTTCTCCGTGGTCACCGACTTCTGCGGCCACGGCCTGGGCCAGGTCTTCCACGATGCGCCCAGCGTGCTGCACTACGGGCGCGCGGGCACCGGCGTGCCGCTGCGCGAGGGCATGTTCTTCACCATCGAGCCGATGATCAACGCCGGCCGCCCCGAGGTGAAGATCCTGCAGGATGGCTGGACCGCGGTAACCCGCGACATGAAGCTCTCGGCCCAGTTCGAGCATTCGATCGGCGTCACCGCCACGGGCTACGAGATCTTCACCCTCTCTCCCACCGGCTGGCACCAGCCGCCCTACGGCTAA
- a CDS encoding Dabb family protein has translation MIRHIVFFTAKNPQDRETIYEGLSLLLDIPDRRHLEIGRNFGTDRLSPGGPDFIVYGEFEDEAQLSAYKAHPLYEKSIEVVRPLRDKRIAADFLAG, from the coding sequence ATGATTCGTCACATCGTTTTCTTCACGGCCAAGAATCCGCAAGACCGTGAAACGATCTACGAAGGGCTGAGCCTGCTGCTGGATATTCCCGACAGACGCCACCTCGAAATCGGCCGCAACTTCGGCACCGACCGCCTCAGCCCGGGCGGGCCGGATTTCATTGTCTATGGCGAATTCGAGGACGAAGCGCAGCTTTCCGCCTACAAGGCCCATCCCCTCTACGAGAAATCCATAGAGGTGGTGCGCCCGCTGCGGGACAAGCGCATCGCGGCGGATTTCCTGGCCGGCTGA